The proteins below come from a single Holdemania massiliensis genomic window:
- a CDS encoding spore germination protein, with protein MSEKTPFSAEAWKNVDWLRQKTDCFDLTIRSVNVNNRQCLLVFVGGVTGTTSIEPIVESLVFDKGNLAFFPATVTQAGSLEEALDKILQGQTLVILEGSAYAFIVDTRAYPTRGPSEPTVEKSIRGARDGFIEHIMLDLGMVRRRIRDPKLVTKAYQKGSRTKTDIFVLYISDLIHPSILQDFKSRIDHLPLNAEVTSERQLCELMYGQTWNPYPHVRYTERPDIAAIHLLQGSLIVLVDNCPSAVILPTTFFEQTKQIEEYTQTPVISLVMRAIRLAGVFCSIYLLPLWMVLVMQQNPTRLNLPLPEIPGPVTFGVQVLIADLLIEWIRLSLIHSPLMLSSLLGIVAVFVLGDAPIAYGAYTQEILIMTAIVNIGNFVTAGYELSMANKIVRLALIVLVVFGGYHGFLIGILAHLILLLQTQVGPFPYLYPLIPFNWKEFKRLFLGNFTMDKK; from the coding sequence ATGAGTGAGAAAACCCCGTTTTCAGCGGAAGCCTGGAAAAATGTTGACTGGTTAAGGCAGAAAACGGATTGCTTTGATCTGACTATCCGTTCGGTCAACGTCAACAACCGGCAGTGTCTGTTGGTGTTTGTCGGCGGGGTCACCGGTACGACTTCGATTGAACCGATCGTTGAGAGCTTGGTTTTTGATAAAGGCAATCTGGCTTTTTTTCCGGCGACGGTGACCCAGGCGGGCAGTCTGGAGGAAGCGCTCGATAAAATTCTGCAAGGTCAGACCTTAGTCATTCTGGAAGGCAGTGCGTATGCGTTTATTGTGGATACGCGTGCTTATCCCACCCGCGGGCCAAGTGAGCCGACGGTAGAAAAGAGCATCCGCGGAGCACGCGATGGCTTTATCGAACACATCATGCTGGATCTGGGCATGGTTCGGCGGCGGATCCGGGATCCGAAGCTAGTGACGAAAGCCTATCAAAAGGGCAGCCGGACAAAGACCGATATCTTCGTCCTGTATATCAGTGATCTAATTCACCCCTCGATTCTGCAGGACTTTAAGTCCCGTATCGATCATCTGCCGCTCAACGCTGAGGTGACCAGCGAGCGCCAGCTGTGCGAGCTGATGTATGGCCAGACGTGGAATCCCTATCCGCATGTCCGCTATACCGAACGGCCGGACATTGCCGCGATTCATCTGCTTCAGGGCTCGCTCATTGTTTTGGTCGATAACTGTCCGTCCGCGGTGATTCTGCCGACGACCTTTTTTGAACAGACTAAGCAGATTGAAGAATACACCCAGACCCCGGTCATTTCCTTGGTCATGCGGGCAATCCGGCTGGCCGGCGTTTTCTGTTCAATCTATCTTTTACCCTTATGGATGGTTTTGGTGATGCAGCAGAATCCGACCCGGCTGAATCTGCCGCTGCCGGAAATTCCCGGGCCGGTTACCTTTGGCGTGCAGGTTCTGATCGCCGACCTTCTGATCGAATGGATTCGTCTGTCGCTGATTCATTCGCCGCTGATGTTGTCAAGTCTGTTGGGGATTGTGGCGGTCTTTGTGCTCGGCGATGCGCCGATTGCCTATGGTGCCTATACGCAGGAAATTCTGATCATGACCGCGATCGTCAATATCGGCAATTTTGTGACGGCCGGCTATGAGTTGTCGATGGCTAACAAGATTGTCCGGCTGGCGTTAATCGTTTTGGTGGTATTCGGTGGGTATCACGGCTTTTTGATCGGAATCCTGGCTCATCTGATTCTGCTTTTGCAAACACAGGTTGGCCCCTTTCCCTATCTCTATCCGCTTATCCCCTTTAACTGGAAAGAATTCAAGCGTTTGTTCCTCGGCAACTTTACGATGGATAAGAAATAA
- the spoVAE gene encoding stage V sporulation protein AE — protein sequence MMMEYFGAFVVCGLICLAGQLIYDNTNLTPGHITSLFVVLGAFLDFFNLYDKLIEFGHAGALLPITSFGHSLMHSVMEGVAEQGLLGIPLGMLDLTAAGITSAIYFAFLAALIFKPKL from the coding sequence ATGATGATGGAATACTTCGGCGCGTTTGTCGTGTGCGGACTGATCTGTCTGGCGGGTCAGCTGATTTATGACAATACCAATCTGACGCCTGGACACATCACGAGTCTGTTTGTGGTGCTGGGAGCTTTTCTTGACTTCTTTAATCTCTATGACAAATTAATTGAATTCGGTCATGCCGGCGCGTTGCTGCCAATTACCAGCTTTGGCCATTCCTTAATGCATTCAGTGATGGAAGGCGTCGCCGAGCAGGGGTTATTGGGAATACCGCTGGGGATGCTGGATTTAACCGCAGCCGGAATTACCAGCGCCATTTATTTTGCGTTTTTGGCGGCGTTGATCTTTAAACCGAAGCTATGA
- a CDS encoding GDSL-type esterase/lipase family protein, protein MKKRLGLLLSFCLAGCAMQPTDSAVITKENTMPSGCLCYRTIPDFDFSEPLAETAPVADAFFAQTAFLGDSRAVGVYDYEVFPQAEVLASIGLSINQWQIKKVIGEGKEKQTVWEALQARSFQRLVLIVGYNELGWDYSSVFKQKLSDLIDHLRQLQPEAVLLLQKIYPCSAKGYAAEKDVTPQKIDEYNVIFEELAEEKQIYLLDPSPLLIDENNELRAELTDDGVHLNTAGFAIYKEYMKTHVEDRENHEKMECPDRSSAHDDRLSEPGRGQPQPQRGGSDESAESESGS, encoded by the coding sequence ATGAAAAAGCGTTTAGGTTTGCTCCTGTCGTTCTGTTTAGCTGGCTGTGCAATGCAGCCAACGGATTCAGCCGTCATTACTAAGGAAAACACGATGCCCTCCGGGTGTCTTTGTTATAGAACTATTCCAGATTTTGATTTCAGTGAGCCTCTGGCGGAAACGGCGCCGGTTGCGGATGCCTTTTTTGCTCAGACCGCGTTTCTGGGGGATTCCCGGGCTGTCGGAGTTTATGACTACGAAGTTTTTCCGCAGGCTGAGGTTCTGGCTTCGATCGGTTTGTCGATCAACCAATGGCAGATCAAAAAAGTAATCGGTGAAGGCAAAGAAAAACAGACCGTATGGGAAGCTTTACAAGCCAGATCATTTCAGCGGTTGGTGCTGATTGTCGGCTACAATGAACTAGGTTGGGATTACAGCTCGGTGTTCAAGCAGAAGTTAAGCGATCTGATCGATCATCTGCGCCAGCTGCAGCCGGAGGCGGTGCTGCTGTTACAGAAGATTTATCCCTGCAGCGCCAAGGGATATGCCGCTGAGAAAGACGTGACGCCGCAGAAGATTGACGAATACAACGTTATCTTTGAGGAGCTGGCTGAGGAAAAACAGATCTATCTGCTCGACCCGTCCCCGCTGCTGATCGACGAAAACAACGAGCTGCGGGCGGAATTGACGGATGACGGCGTGCATTTAAATACGGCAGGCTTTGCGATTTATAAAGAGTATATGAAAACACATGTGGAGGATAGGGAAAATCATGAAAAAATGGAGTGTCCTGATCGCAGCAGCGCTCATGATGACAGGCTGTCAGAGCCCGGCCGCGGACAACCGCAGCCGCAGCGTGGCGGAAGTGATGAATCAGCTGAGTCAGAAAGCGGATCCTGA
- a CDS encoding D-alanyl-D-alanine carboxypeptidase family protein translates to MKKLASIVIALSLFLVSVHATTSQGVDLTPSAKAAILIDYETGQILYEKNSSAKLYPASMTKMMSLLLVVEAIHSGKLSWDTEVTASAHASSMGGSQIFLETGEVMTVEDLYKASTVASANDAIVALAEKVGGSEENFAAMMNEKAEQLGLEQTHFVNATGLHDDNHYSCAKDMAAIGRALIQEGQDDILRFTSTYDDYIRADTENKFWLVNTNKLIRTYQGMDGLKTGYTTQSMYCITVTAQREGLRLIGVAMGEPTRDVRNSEASALLDYGFSTYGYQIEMEKGTPVTTIQVDNGKPDEVQLVTKEAIGHIVAKGSQSALVNTEIVLDKKKAPIQAGETVGRIILHFEDGSQIGQDLVAEEAILPLDFIDILLKTWKKVLF, encoded by the coding sequence ATGAAAAAACTTGCCAGCATCGTGATTGCACTGTCCTTATTTCTTGTTTCCGTCCACGCGACGACCTCGCAGGGCGTCGATCTTACGCCGTCGGCGAAAGCGGCGATCCTGATCGATTATGAAACGGGACAAATTTTGTATGAAAAGAATTCCTCCGCCAAGCTGTATCCGGCTTCGATGACCAAGATGATGAGTCTTCTGCTGGTCGTGGAAGCGATTCACAGCGGGAAACTAAGCTGGGATACCGAAGTCACGGCCTCGGCCCATGCTTCTTCAATGGGCGGCTCGCAGATCTTTTTGGAGACCGGCGAGGTGATGACGGTCGAAGACCTGTATAAAGCATCCACCGTGGCCAGCGCCAATGACGCGATTGTTGCCTTGGCGGAAAAGGTTGGCGGCAGCGAAGAAAATTTTGCCGCGATGATGAATGAAAAAGCCGAGCAGCTGGGACTGGAACAGACCCATTTTGTCAACGCGACGGGACTGCATGATGACAATCATTACTCCTGCGCAAAGGATATGGCGGCGATCGGCCGGGCTCTGATCCAGGAAGGACAGGATGATATTCTGCGTTTTACTTCAACCTATGACGACTATATTCGCGCGGATACCGAAAATAAGTTCTGGCTTGTCAATACGAACAAGCTGATCCGCACCTATCAAGGAATGGACGGCTTGAAAACCGGCTATACAACTCAATCCATGTACTGCATCACCGTAACCGCCCAGCGCGAGGGCCTGCGCTTAATCGGTGTGGCGATGGGCGAGCCGACCCGCGATGTCCGCAACAGTGAAGCGTCGGCACTGTTGGACTATGGCTTCAGTACGTATGGCTATCAGATCGAAATGGAAAAGGGCACGCCGGTCACGACGATTCAAGTGGATAACGGCAAGCCGGATGAAGTTCAGTTAGTCACCAAGGAAGCCATCGGACACATTGTTGCCAAAGGATCTCAGTCTGCTTTGGTCAATACCGAGATTGTGCTGGATAAGAAAAAGGCGCCGATTCAGGCGGGAGAAACCGTCGGCCGAATCATCCTTCACTTTGAGGATGGGTCGCAGATCGGCCAGGATTTAGTGGCGGAAGAAGCCATACTGCCGCTGGATTTCATTGATATTCTCTTAAAAACCTGGAAAAAGGTGCTGTTCTGA
- a CDS encoding DUF4358 domain-containing protein, translating to MNQLSQKADPEQTLVDVEADQIDAFYFFEQGEVLEQQLKMASDTRADQIAVFEVAHPDQAKKVIESSLEAMQQQNANYFPEEAAKLKQACIMNKGAIFAVVVGEAADAVCAAGLE from the coding sequence ATGAATCAGCTGAGTCAGAAAGCGGATCCTGAGCAGACGTTGGTTGATGTGGAAGCAGATCAGATTGACGCATTTTATTTCTTTGAACAGGGTGAGGTTTTGGAGCAACAGCTGAAAATGGCGTCGGATACCCGCGCGGACCAGATTGCTGTGTTTGAAGTCGCTCATCCTGATCAGGCCAAAAAGGTAATTGAATCGAGTTTGGAAGCGATGCAGCAGCAGAATGCCAATTATTTTCCGGAAGAAGCAGCGAAGCTGAAGCAGGCCTGTATTATGAATAAAGGCGCCATTTTTGCGGTGGTTGTCGGGGAAGCGGCGGATGCGGTATGCGCTGCCGGTTTGGAATAA
- a CDS encoding alpha/beta hydrolase family protein, with translation MHKITIDHFQRVQFLSAIALSPAGQPAWVGTKIHDDAYVSLLYILDQDQPKCLTQGHESLFIWDDDQTLLFASSRGEKPQPEAETTTFYRIRTDGGEAVSAFTLPLRVREIQIVKRGLYVLTAQIDLAAPDYWRMNEEQREAVHAKRKAEADYQIVSEQPYYQDGAGYTNGLRRRLFLYQEDQDRLIPLCDPQFHASHALLSPNRKELLVSGAPFVAVRQPKEGLYGIDLDSQIMQCLLSPGQFAIAEMQWLSDDQMLVAMSDQKRYGAVENPYFYRLDQQTGQLELICENEESLGSAVGSDCQYGSGKQSQQHSLGFLSVHTLGHTDEIQCLKADGTWQSLVQIDGSIQAMAADEDKLWMIAMEHQNLPEVFCFDLKTKQNRQVTAFNSSVLKDCYVAQPEALRIPAGDFQVDGWVLKPMDYDPNQKYPAILNIHGGPKAAYGTVFFHEMQYWASQGYFVLFCNPRGSNGKGNAFAELRGLYGTIDYDDLMNFTDAVLAKFPAIDAKRIGVTGGSYGGYMTNWMIGHTDRFAAAASQRSIANWVSLICYADIGFTFDNDQMGADPWSDVQKVWDQSPLQYADKAKTPTLFIHSFEDYRCLVQEGMQMYNALVHHGVEARMCLFKGESHGLSRIGKPSHRVRRIQEITAWMDRWCKPEAEN, from the coding sequence ATGCATAAAATTACAATAGATCATTTTCAGCGTGTGCAGTTTCTTTCTGCAATCGCGCTTTCACCTGCAGGTCAGCCGGCCTGGGTTGGGACGAAGATCCATGATGATGCTTATGTAAGCCTGCTGTATATCCTGGATCAGGATCAGCCGAAATGCTTAACCCAGGGGCATGAAAGTCTGTTTATTTGGGATGATGATCAAACCTTGCTGTTTGCTTCCAGCCGTGGGGAGAAACCTCAGCCGGAAGCGGAGACGACAACCTTTTACCGCATCCGCACCGACGGCGGAGAAGCGGTTTCGGCATTTACGCTGCCGCTTCGGGTTCGGGAGATTCAGATTGTGAAACGCGGCCTGTATGTCCTGACGGCGCAGATTGATTTAGCCGCCCCGGATTATTGGAGGATGAATGAGGAACAGCGGGAAGCTGTGCATGCAAAGCGAAAAGCTGAAGCGGATTATCAGATCGTCAGCGAGCAGCCGTATTATCAGGATGGCGCCGGCTATACCAACGGTCTGCGCCGACGCCTCTTTCTGTATCAGGAAGATCAGGATCGTCTCATTCCGCTGTGCGATCCGCAGTTTCATGCTTCCCATGCACTGCTCAGTCCCAATCGCAAAGAACTGTTGGTTTCCGGAGCGCCGTTTGTTGCCGTCCGCCAACCGAAGGAAGGGCTGTATGGAATTGATTTGGACAGTCAAATAATGCAGTGTTTGCTTTCGCCGGGACAGTTTGCCATCGCGGAGATGCAATGGCTCTCAGACGATCAGATGCTTGTGGCGATGAGTGATCAGAAACGTTACGGCGCCGTTGAAAATCCTTATTTTTATCGGCTTGACCAGCAGACAGGACAGCTTGAGCTGATCTGTGAAAATGAAGAAAGTCTGGGCAGCGCAGTCGGCAGCGATTGTCAATATGGTTCAGGAAAGCAGTCGCAGCAGCATTCCCTGGGCTTTCTCAGCGTGCATACATTAGGCCATACAGATGAAATCCAATGTCTGAAAGCAGACGGAACTTGGCAGTCCCTCGTTCAGATTGACGGTTCGATTCAGGCGATGGCAGCGGATGAGGACAAGCTGTGGATGATTGCCATGGAACATCAGAATCTGCCGGAAGTCTTTTGCTTTGATTTGAAAACAAAACAGAATCGCCAGGTTACAGCCTTTAATTCGTCTGTGCTGAAGGATTGTTATGTAGCCCAACCGGAAGCTCTGCGGATTCCGGCAGGGGATTTTCAGGTGGACGGCTGGGTTCTGAAGCCGATGGATTACGATCCGAACCAGAAGTATCCGGCTATTCTCAATATCCACGGTGGTCCGAAAGCTGCCTATGGCACGGTGTTCTTTCACGAAATGCAGTATTGGGCCAGTCAGGGCTATTTTGTCCTGTTCTGCAATCCGCGCGGTTCCAACGGCAAGGGCAATGCTTTCGCGGAACTGCGCGGACTGTACGGTACGATTGACTACGACGATTTGATGAACTTCACGGATGCCGTTTTGGCAAAGTTTCCGGCGATTGACGCGAAGCGGATCGGCGTCACCGGCGGCAGTTACGGCGGCTATATGACGAACTGGATGATCGGTCATACTGATCGTTTCGCCGCTGCGGCCAGCCAGCGCAGCATCGCCAACTGGGTATCCTTAATCTGTTACGCGGATATCGGATTTACCTTTGACAACGATCAGATGGGAGCGGATCCCTGGAGCGACGTGCAGAAGGTGTGGGATCAATCTCCGCTGCAGTATGCCGACAAGGCGAAAACGCCGACGCTGTTCATCCATTCGTTTGAGGACTACCGCTGTCTTGTGCAGGAAGGCATGCAGATGTATAACGCCCTTGTTCACCATGGCGTCGAAGCCCGCATGTGTCTGTTCAAGGGTGAAAGCCATGGCCTGAGCCGGATTGGCAAGCCATCACACCGGGTGCGGCGGATACAGGAAATCACAGCCTGGATGGACCGTTGGTGCAAACCCGAAGCAGAAAATTAA
- the scpB gene encoding SMC-Scp complex subunit ScpB: protein MENQALTIVEGLLFIVGDEGLTLAQCAAVLDVSESEAQLILEDLQRVYADDQRGIEVVDYGGVFKFVSKASIHPYAQKLFANAKNTALSQSALETLAIIAYKQPITRVEIEEIRGVGCDMMLRKLQARGLIKEAGRSEAPGRPILFEVTEEFMDSFKLVSLNELPELPDYTESESEDLFE from the coding sequence ATGGAAAATCAAGCGTTGACGATCGTCGAAGGATTGTTGTTTATTGTCGGCGATGAGGGACTGACCCTGGCGCAGTGTGCGGCAGTGTTGGATGTCAGCGAAAGTGAAGCGCAGCTGATTCTGGAAGATCTGCAGCGGGTGTATGCGGATGATCAGCGGGGGATTGAGGTTGTTGATTACGGCGGCGTGTTTAAGTTTGTGTCCAAAGCGTCCATTCATCCTTATGCTCAAAAATTATTTGCCAATGCCAAAAACACCGCATTGTCTCAATCCGCGTTGGAAACGCTGGCGATCATTGCCTATAAGCAGCCGATCACGCGCGTGGAAATCGAGGAAATCCGCGGCGTCGGCTGTGATATGATGCTGCGCAAGCTGCAGGCGCGGGGTCTGATCAAAGAAGCGGGACGTTCCGAGGCACCGGGCCGGCCGATTTTGTTTGAAGTCACAGAAGAATTTATGGACAGCTTTAAGCTGGTCAGTCTGAACGAACTGCCGGAGCTGCCGGATTATACGGAAAGTGAAAGCGAGGATCTGTTTGAATAG
- the spoVAD gene encoding stage V sporulation protein AD: MKTLHFQSVFVGGCGTAAGPMEAQGPLKDKIDKLFDDIYCEEKTYEQAERRLMSEACDHALRTQGLKTSDLDLILGGDLLNQLGTSHYFARDLAIPFIGLYGACSNSTLIAANAALWIDSGHAERVLGLTSSHNATAERQFRYPNEYGVQKPDTTTYTVTGAGAMIFQKEKTPIRLTQVTLGRILDWQFTNPNDMGSAMAPAAFDTICRHFENTGTSFEDYDLIVTGDLSDVGRRMLIDLFKQKGMDPQDKLIDCGLLIYDRQHQEVFAGGSGCACSAVVTIAYLFDLLKTKALHKIMVVATGALLSTVIVQQKESIPCIAHAVVYEGTVGE; encoded by the coding sequence ATGAAGACGCTGCATTTTCAATCTGTCTTCGTAGGCGGATGCGGAACGGCAGCCGGACCAATGGAAGCCCAGGGACCACTGAAAGATAAAATTGACAAGCTGTTTGATGATATTTACTGTGAGGAAAAAACGTATGAACAGGCGGAACGGCGGCTGATGTCGGAAGCCTGTGATCATGCCCTGCGGACGCAGGGATTAAAAACCAGCGATCTCGATCTGATCTTAGGCGGGGATCTGCTGAACCAATTGGGAACCAGTCATTATTTCGCGCGCGATCTGGCTATTCCGTTTATCGGTCTGTACGGCGCCTGCTCCAATTCCACACTGATCGCTGCCAATGCCGCCCTGTGGATTGACAGCGGTCATGCTGAGCGAGTGTTAGGTTTGACCAGTTCGCACAATGCGACAGCGGAGCGGCAGTTTCGCTATCCTAATGAATACGGCGTACAGAAACCGGATACGACAACCTATACTGTAACCGGCGCGGGTGCGATGATCTTCCAAAAAGAAAAAACACCAATTCGCTTAACGCAAGTCACATTGGGAAGAATTTTGGACTGGCAGTTTACCAATCCCAATGATATGGGCAGTGCCATGGCACCAGCGGCCTTCGACACGATCTGCCGACATTTTGAAAATACCGGAACAAGCTTTGAGGATTATGATTTGATCGTGACTGGTGACTTGTCTGATGTGGGAAGAAGGATGTTAATTGATCTGTTCAAGCAAAAGGGGATGGATCCTCAGGATAAGCTGATTGACTGCGGCCTTTTGATTTATGACCGCCAACATCAGGAAGTCTTCGCCGGCGGCAGCGGCTGTGCCTGCAGTGCCGTTGTGACGATTGCTTATTTGTTTGATCTGCTTAAGACAAAAGCGCTGCACAAGATCATGGTTGTCGCAACCGGTGCGCTGCTGTCAACCGTCATCGTGCAGCAGAAAGAATCCATTCCCTGCATAGCGCATGCAGTGGTTTATGAAGGAACGGTAGGTGAATGA
- the spoIIAB gene encoding anti-sigma F factor produces the protein MNRMTLSFDAKLENEAFARTSAVAFLMPLNPTVDEIMEIKTILAEAVVNCMIHGYQGCEEGQVRISVAYDETHRVTIEVQDTGIGIEDITLARQPLYTTRADLERSGMGMTIMESFSDEFEIQSHPNQGTTVRLVKQLQFHE, from the coding sequence ATGAACCGGATGACATTAAGCTTTGACGCCAAGCTGGAAAATGAGGCGTTTGCCCGAACCAGCGCTGTCGCTTTTTTGATGCCGCTGAATCCCACTGTCGATGAGATTATGGAGATCAAGACGATTTTGGCGGAAGCGGTGGTGAACTGCATGATCCATGGATACCAGGGCTGCGAGGAGGGGCAGGTTCGCATCAGCGTAGCGTATGATGAAACCCATCGGGTCACTATTGAAGTCCAGGATACGGGGATCGGTATTGAGGACATCACGCTGGCCCGCCAGCCATTATACACAACGCGGGCAGATCTGGAACGGTCAGGAATGGGCATGACGATCATGGAAAGTTTTTCTGATGAATTTGAGATTCAGTCCCATCCTAACCAGGGAACAACCGTCCGGCTTGTCAAGCAGCTCCAGTTTCATGAATGA
- a CDS encoding SpoVA/SpoVAEb family sporulation membrane protein translates to MSTQGYKETSKRIAPKKGTLGKAVWAFVSGGVMGIIGQGLLTMYQQLLGLDAKAAVGPMTITIVFVTALLTGLGIYDKLVQKCGAGLFIPISGFANSLTACAMEGRSEGPIYGIGSTMFKLAGSVLTYGIAAAYTLGLLRWVVSLL, encoded by the coding sequence ATGAGTACACAAGGCTATAAAGAAACGTCCAAACGGATTGCACCGAAAAAAGGCACACTGGGCAAAGCCGTATGGGCGTTTGTCAGCGGCGGGGTGATGGGGATCATCGGCCAAGGCCTGCTGACGATGTATCAACAGCTCTTAGGATTGGATGCCAAAGCCGCAGTAGGGCCGATGACGATTACCATTGTTTTTGTCACCGCGCTTTTAACCGGTTTGGGTATTTACGATAAGCTGGTTCAGAAATGCGGAGCCGGACTGTTTATTCCCATTTCCGGCTTCGCGAATTCATTGACAGCCTGCGCGATGGAAGGCCGCAGTGAAGGTCCGATCTATGGAATCGGCAGTACCATGTTTAAACTGGCAGGTTCAGTTTTAACCTACGGCATTGCCGCGGCGTATACGCTGGGGTTATTGCGTTGGGTGGTGTCGCTGTTATGA
- a CDS encoding anti-sigma factor antagonist (This anti-anti-sigma factor, or anti-sigma factor antagonist, belongs to a family that includes characterized members SpoIIAA, RsbV, RsfA, and RsfB.), translated as MKCIHQDKALIFAFSGELDNLSILKIKADVIREIDRVQAPIVKFDFKDVTFIDSTGIGFLLARYNQVQGYRGELILKNISPAIRRLFALSGIFQIMRVEKENDRKEVHV; from the coding sequence ATGAAGTGCATTCATCAGGACAAGGCTTTGATCTTTGCTTTCAGCGGAGAGCTGGACAATCTGTCAATTCTTAAGATCAAGGCTGACGTAATCCGTGAAATAGATCGGGTCCAGGCACCCATAGTGAAATTTGATTTCAAGGACGTGACCTTTATCGACAGCACCGGTATTGGTTTTTTATTAGCCCGCTACAATCAGGTCCAAGGCTATCGGGGCGAGCTGATCTTAAAGAATATCTCCCCCGCTATCCGCAGGCTGTTTGCGTTGTCAGGAATTTTCCAGATCATGCGGGTGGAAAAGGAGAACGATAGAAAAGAGGTACATGTATGA
- a CDS encoding segregation and condensation protein A encodes MSFTVAVDQFEGPLDLMLHLIKEKELDLFDLDIHVLTEQYLLYLDKMEEMHLEVCSEYLVELATLIEYKSKKLLPKQEAELSDAYEEDPKDRLVRRLLEYQQFKEISEQLKQLYLDRQRQLSKPISMESEEWIKSNENQPVEGSPYELAKAMTKCLRRMQLLRPIETKYTAKEISVEDRILQITARLADLPETFSFERLLEDCHEIHETIVTFLAILDMAHTHQLFFTVDDADTIWFRKGS; translated from the coding sequence GTGTCGTTTACAGTCGCTGTCGATCAGTTTGAGGGACCGCTTGATCTGATGCTGCATCTGATCAAGGAAAAAGAATTGGATTTGTTTGATCTGGACATCCATGTTCTGACAGAACAGTATTTGCTATATCTGGATAAGATGGAAGAAATGCATTTGGAAGTGTGCAGTGAATATCTTGTCGAACTGGCGACGCTGATTGAATATAAAAGCAAAAAGCTATTGCCGAAACAGGAAGCAGAACTCAGCGATGCGTATGAAGAAGATCCGAAGGACCGCCTGGTTCGCCGCTTGCTGGAGTATCAGCAATTCAAGGAAATCAGCGAGCAGCTCAAGCAGCTCTATTTGGATCGACAGCGGCAGCTGAGCAAGCCGATCTCGATGGAGTCGGAGGAATGGATTAAGTCCAATGAGAATCAGCCGGTGGAGGGCAGTCCGTATGAGCTGGCCAAAGCGATGACCAAATGTCTGCGCCGGATGCAGCTGCTGCGGCCGATTGAAACAAAATATACCGCCAAGGAAATCTCAGTGGAAGACCGGATCCTGCAGATCACAGCGCGGCTGGCGGATTTGCCGGAAACGTTCAGCTTTGAACGGTTATTGGAGGATTGCCACGAAATTCATGAAACGATCGTCACATTTCTGGCGATTTTGGATATGGCGCATACCCATCAGTTATTTTTTACGGTGGATGATGCGGATACGATCTGGTTTAGAAAGGGGTCTTAA
- a CDS encoding SigB/SigF/SigG family RNA polymerase sigma factor has protein sequence MNDQQEFFDLLHLAQQGDEQAREQCVLRNVGLVWSIVNRFKTHSSAQDLFQIGCLGLMKAINNFDTSYNVMFSTYAVPIILGEIKRYFRDEGQMKISRSLKERYLQVQKSREHLAQKLQREPTYREIGEDLGVEENDVMLAMEANQFLASMDEAFYQKDGSTIKLEDKVEDRHGEDVPMKLALKKEIGHLEQREQYLIYLRYELEYNQEAIAKKMGISQVQVSRLEKKILNKLKCKLTEDA, from the coding sequence ATGAATGATCAGCAGGAATTCTTCGATCTTCTGCATCTAGCCCAGCAGGGCGACGAACAGGCCAGAGAACAGTGTGTGCTGCGCAACGTCGGACTGGTCTGGTCGATCGTCAATCGCTTTAAAACACATTCCTCAGCTCAGGATTTATTTCAGATCGGATGTCTGGGGTTAATGAAGGCGATCAACAATTTTGATACGAGCTACAATGTCATGTTTTCAACCTATGCCGTACCAATTATTCTTGGTGAAATCAAGCGCTATTTTCGTGATGAAGGGCAGATGAAGATATCCCGCTCCCTGAAAGAACGTTATCTGCAGGTTCAGAAAAGCCGCGAACATCTCGCTCAAAAACTGCAGCGGGAGCCAACCTATCGGGAAATTGGCGAGGATTTAGGGGTAGAGGAAAATGACGTCATGCTGGCGATGGAAGCCAATCAGTTTCTGGCTTCCATGGATGAAGCCTTCTATCAAAAAGATGGATCGACGATCAAGCTGGAGGATAAGGTGGAAGATCGTCATGGCGAGGATGTGCCGATGAAGCTGGCGTTAAAAAAGGAGATCGGACACTTGGAACAACGTGAACAGTATCTGATTTACCTGCGTTATGAACTGGAATATAATCAGGAAGCCATCGCTAAAAAAATGGGAATCTCCCAGGTTCAGGTATCCCGTCTGGAAAAGAAAATTCTGAATAAGCTGAAATGTAAATTGACCGAGGACGCATAA